The following DNA comes from Nymphalis io chromosome 12, ilAglIoxx1.1, whole genome shotgun sequence.
CTACGTGACTCGCTACATGTTCTCTTTTACgtaacgttatttatatatatttatgctgaACTGAAATGGGGTTTTTAATCAACTTTGACAATGAATTGACGCAAtacattggtcgagatcttgaattatctatgatattcaGTATGTTTTCGCGAGCAAATGACGTTTTGAATTGCGtaaatataagtagttaagtgtaatagtattatattataaataaatatatattaatcaagagcTTTTTGTAGTGCATAACGCAGCAAAGCTATTGGCAAATcgcatagaatatataaatataaagtttgttgTTCTTTAGGCCAGAGTgacttatacaatttttaagataatctgtttataaaaaaaggttaataaaCTTCACAAAACTATCCAAAAGATAAACAGAGAAACTTATACGTCAACCACTATGGCCAACTTTAGGCATAAGTTAccacaaaataaactttatctatGTAGtactgttaaattaaattaatattttactagattaaactaaatttaagttaccaaaatgtagattctaccgagaaagaCCCGCAAGAAACTTGGTAGATACTCTAAACACTTTTCCGAGCATTAAGTTACGttagaaattaaatacaatcgaattattatttatcctgcatggaaATCGACGAATGCTATCTCCACACTTCCTTAGCCGCTTTAGATAGGTTCTGTATTTATGTTGTCATAGAAGGAGGCTAAGTTAATTTACGCCGATTTCTTGCGGAGTAtttactttgtgcaagcccgtttaggtaggtaggtaccacgaccacccacttatcacatattctgcTGCCAAGTGGTATtgtttggtattgttgttcctgttcgaagggcgagtgagccagtttaatttcaggcataagggacatgaaatcttatttctcaaggttggtaacgcattggcGATTTTTAACGCGTGTGAAGCCGCGGCCagaattactaatataaaatgtaaataaacgaaCTGATTGTGATGCTTGGAAATAATAACAAGCAAGTTAAATGTGAgcgtcttaaaaataaattaaaaaataataataaaaagatgcAACAACACGGAGAACTCGTCCGTGGAGGATTTTGGTATAAAAATTGaactataaaatgtaatacgTTAATTATGATCTTTTATAAGGGATGCGCTAAATGTCTTTGTCCTGCAGAAACTATAAACGTGGCCCTAAacgctttattaaataaacttattatacatataaatttaaaatattaaccatgtaAATAAAACCATGTAAAAATCATGTAAATAAGAAGAAgtgattttgtatattaataaaaccgtaagaatatttttaaaggaaagTAGCATTGATTATTTTAAGGAATTGCTATCGtaaggatcgaacctgcgattaCAATACTGGGTGACCCATATTGTGACGTCTGCTATATATTGATTGtctgaaaatttattaaaaaagtggaaattaaatttaattaacgcagtgtttacattattattagcaatttatattgtactgtatttaattgttatttattatagacaTAACCGCTAATAGTCATAATAACCAATTAACGCAAATTGACTCAAACCATATTTTTATCTTCATATTATGTAACTTTATACGTATAATATGacgtataaaaataacacttatACAATATGGTGTACGTATGTTTAACAAATACGTAATGTTTATGCAAAATACAAAGAAATCGTTCGGCCAACCACCTTTTCTACGCGAATACATTAATATTGGACTGTTAAGGCATGGGATAACCCAATTGTTTGATTACAAAGAGGAAAATAATgtgaatatatttcatttaaatagaggGATGTAATACAAATACTTCCATTCACAAAATACGAGTGGAAGTTACTTGAGTTGCTAAAGAAGGAATAGTAATAACAATGAAGTTTTCAACCATTTTTGTGATGTTAATGGCGGTCGTTGCACTCTTTGCTGGCCAGACTAGCGCCGACCCTAAACTCAACTTTCACGCTATAAGAAAAGGAAGCCGTATAATTGtaagtgtttaatttaaatttaagtaaacatTTCAAagttgccgagatggcccagtggttagaacgcgtgaatcttaaccgatgatcgtaggttcaaacccgggcaagcacaactgaattttgatgtgcttaatttgtatttataattcatctcgtgcttgactgtgaatgaaaacatcgtgaggaaacctgcatgtgtctaatttcactgaaattctgccacatgtgtagtccaccaactcgcattggagcagcgtggtggaataagctccaaaccttctcctcaataaaaaaagaaaaggagaggaggccttagcccagcagtgggacattcataggctgttactattgTACTGTTACTATTTCAAAGTATTGCACACATTGCACAGAGAGGCCCTTTgacttaatatttcatttatgtgGTAAAAAGTATACTACTGATAAGAGggcaatacaaaatattcggATACCTGTGTGCACGAGTTCTCTTGGAGAACAGGAAATAATgtgaatttatgtattatataaaatcatgcATCTGCTTTTTTTCAGAAAGCGGGTCTTGGATTTGTTGGTGCTGCGGGAACGGCTCATGAAATATATAACTTCATCCAAAATAGAAAAAGAAAGAATAACTAATTTTACATTACAACGAAGATGATAtaggaatttttaattaatgaaattttctaaatatactaataaatgtcttaattaagaaaattctcaaattattttgtttctcaATTACATGTATACAAATAACTTCTACTTAGCAAATCGTAAGCTACTTAAGTTTGTgcaaatttcaagttaattaatttataatttcaactgAACAATATACTACGAATTTCTCAggaaaattatcttttattttagtataaagttttgttttacttCATTAAATAGTTCAAATACATAAgtcaatacataaattaaattagaataaatacgaaatctgtaaatatatttttaaaatagtttaaataaataaatcatttttttataaaagtatcatttaaacataaaaaaaggtATTGGCAACATTTACAGCTTCACCCAAAAATGTTGTTCACACCTCCggtgattagttaaactatatgcctttttgttttaaatgtcaaaacatTGAAAGAGAAAAAACAATGTTTGggctgtttaatattattatttgttaaatttattatatttttaagcagcTCCCAAATGAGGCAGCGGCCAGCGCCGTTTGaataaataagtgtttaatTTCCTAGTCCTTAATCTATcaaatcttttaatttacattaagcGTCAAGTAATATAAGCCCATtaagttatatacaataaaaattaatcattaaaatctGTTTCTTCTACCCCGTCTTAGCCTTTTACACCCATCTTGcggatgtaattttttttttcaaaattaaattttcttatacATGATATTAGTTGTTGTTTGTATGATACACAAATTTAAAAACGATAAATAATTCAACAGAAATACCAGAAATTGCCAGAAATTGCCagaaataagccgagatggccctgtggtaagaacgcgtgaatcttaaccgatgatcgtgggttcaaacccgggcaagcaccactgaattttcatgtgcttaatttgtgattataattcatctcgtgctttacggtgaagaaaaacatcgtgaggaaacctgcatgtgtctaatttcactgaaattctgccacatgtgaattctaccaacccgcattggagcagcgtggtggaataagctccaaaccttctcctcaaaaagaggagaggaggcctttagcccagcagtgggacattcacaggctgttacggttacggaaccAGAAATTGAGAGAGCATTTTTAAAACtagttaacataaaataaaaattgttcataaaatgaaagttgtttttgtttgtacaaaaaataaaccaataaagtaCTCATAATTTGTTGCCTtaatttgaaagttatttttttaccagaattcaattcaaataaactttttgttttattgcttGGAATATTCATCGTTTGAAAATAAAAGTCTTATAAAGGAGTTCACTTTTCTTTtttcatatcaataaataaaaatgttttaaaatatatttttttgtatttttgtcctTGGTGAGGTTTCGTGATCGCCAGAGAAGGCCCTCGCCTAAAaaactacattatttttttgtaacatatgGATCCttgtcattaaatataaacgttttatattgatcattattctacccgtgcgaagtcgggacgggtagttcgttttaattataatttaaatacagagAGTTCACAACGCAGCTattgatatcattattattttaaataacgttaAACAAAATACAGAAATATCCAGTAAATGTCCACATGTATCCAGGGATAAGGCGACCCCCCTTCCTCCACCGTTACACacaatcataaattattaaataaatattattgatcagatattctatcagcTAATTTCAAGAAATAATATAGTCAAGAATGAAATCAAATCACTCCATCTATTTATCTACCATAATAAGAGTGTGTCGTCTGTTTATTCGAGAGCCACGTATAAGCTTTGTACTGAAAGTTTATAATTAGACTTAAAAACTTTGTTGACGGGATCCGGTGATATAAGAATTAACCCATTTTTTCCACAAACAAAACACATAATACAAGGTGAGCTCCTATTTCATGTATATCCATAGTAACGGGAGGTCACTTTTGAATGGCCGTTGCACCAGATGCCACCCAGCCGGTGTTGTAAATTAAtgctaaaatatttgtttgttgtcGGTTGTTTGGGCTGAGGTGCGAGATATATCAGTATCAGAATCATCTATTTTTTAGCCACGATACATATAATATCCACATATTCTATCAacacattacaataaaaaagtagaaTTAAGCGTAAGTAGTAAGTCACTTTTCATCGCATTGCtactttttattgtatcatAATGTTCAACACAGCCATATGTTACGTCAATGCGTAGCTCATGTGGTCTGCATACGCGATAGTTTATGATTATTTCCAAGATccatttgcaaatattattcCCTAGTAGTAGAGACTGGTATTCAAGTAACGTCACTCtccaaaaaagaaaaacaaattagtCTTTATTCTAGCATATAAGCACTTTCATCatcatgtaaaaaataaataaaagctaatgAAGATTCTTCCGAGAATAACCGATAAGAAATAGTAGGTAATCTCTTTCGTCAATGTATATAGAGGTCACGCATAACTCCATGCATTTTTATCATCTCTAATAAACGTATTTTATCGGGTAAAAagccttattttttttagaatgagatttaagtttatttataggCTAAGTTTAATCTTGTCGCGTTTTACATAATAGTTAATTCCTGGACATGTTTAACGCGCAATACCTTCGCTTGTGGCGTtgactggaaataaaaacaagaaatatttatggtaaCCACACCagcataaattttaagttaaactAAAAGGGGCTATGGACATTAAgatgcaaattaatttatacaatgtaAATTTTAGAAGCAATACACTTATATatcgataataataaacttaaaatacaaatgtttCGTATATAACTTTGATCTGAACTGAATTtcactaattaaattgtaacgtaacaataaaaatcaaaaacggAGGAAAAAAACGGACGAATAATTAATTCGAAGGCGAAATTTACTTTGACATAAGAAAAGCgatcgaattatttttatatattctacaatattactaaatacccgtaaatataaatttattcagtgATTTATTTTAAGCCTCCGGTCAACCGATCAATTCATCTGTCCTGTACTTATTTTCTAATGCAACGTACAATACGCCTTCCCATATTTTTCGCATGTTTACTAAAATTCTTGCAAAATGCCTATAACTATCAGTTCGAATTGCTATGTGTAAAAGGCAATATTTACtaactaaaacatttaaattatatgaataaatatattattatttttagcatGATTATACATAAATCAAGCTTTCTTAACATGAAAAATGTAATTTCTAAATAATCCTTAGTAAAGTATCCTAGAcaccgtttaaaaaaaaaagtttataattccTACTAACCGATGACcgcgggttcaagcccagacaagcaccacttatttttgtattcatctcgtacttggtggtgaacgaaaacatcttgaagaaacctgcgtgtgtttaatttcgctgaaattttGCTATcagtgtatccaccaatccatattggagcagcgtgaaaTAGGTGGTAGGGCCGTGCAAGCTCGGCTGG
Coding sequences within:
- the LOC126772288 gene encoding uncharacterized protein LOC126772288, producing the protein MKFSTIFVMLMAVVALFAGQTSADPKLNFHAIRKGSRIIKAGLGFVGAAGTAHEIYNFIQNRKRKNN